From Desmodus rotundus isolate HL8 chromosome 12, HLdesRot8A.1, whole genome shotgun sequence, one genomic window encodes:
- the BRSK1 gene encoding serine/threonine-protein kinase BRSK1: MSSGAKEGGGGSPAYHLPHPHPHPPQHAQYVGPYRLEKTLGKGQTGLVKLGVHCITGQKVAIKIVNREKLSESVLMKVEREIAILKLIEHPHVLKLHDVYENKKYLYLVLEHVSGGELFDYLVKKGRLTPKEARKFFRQIVSALDFCHSYSICHRDLKPENLLLDEKNNIRIADFGMASLQVGDSLLETSCGSPHYACPEVIKGEKYDGRRADMWSCGVILFALLVGALPFDDDNLRQLLEKVKRGVFHMPHFIPPDCQSLLRGMIEVEPEKRLSLEQIQKHPWYLGGKHEPDPCLEPAPGRRVAMRSLPSNGELDPDVLESMASLGCFRDRERLHRELRSEEENQEKMIYYLLLDRKERYPSCEDQDLPPRNDVDPPRKRVDSPMLSRHGKRRPERKSMEVLSITDAGGGGSPVPTRRALEMAQHSQRSRSVSGASTGLSSSPLSSPRSPVFSFSPEPGAGDEARGGGSPTSKTQTLPSRGPRGGGAGEQPPPPSARSTPLPGPPGSPRSSGGTPLHSPLHTPRASPTGTPGTTPPPSPGGGVGGAAWRSRLNSIRNSFLGSPRFHRRKMQVPTAEEMSSLTPESSPELAKRSWFGNFISLDKEEQIFLVLKDKPLSSIKADIVHAFLSIPSLSHSVLSQTSFRAEYKASGGPSVFQKPVRFQVDISSSEGPEPSPRRDGGGGGGGIYSVTFTLISGPSRRFKRVVETIQAQLLSTHDQPSVQALADEKNGAQTRTAGTPPRSLQPPPGRPDPELTSSPRRGPPKDKKLLATNGTPLP, from the exons ATGTCGTCCGGGGCCAAGGAGGGAGGCGGGGGCTCCCCCGCCTACCACCTCccgcacccacacccacacccaccccagcacGCCCAGTATGTGGGCCCCTATCGGCTGGAGAAGACGCTGGGCAAAGGACAGACAG GGCTGGTTAAACTTGGGGTCCACTGCATCACGGGCCAGAAGGTCGCTATCAAGATCGTGAACCGGGAGAAGCTGTCAGAATCGGTGCTgatgaag GTGGAGCGGGAGATCGCCATCCTGAAGCTCATCGAGCACCCGCACGTCCTCAAGCTCCACGACGTCTACGAGAACAAGAAATATTT GTACCTGGTTCTGGAGCATGTCTCTGGAGGTGAGTTGTTTGACTACCTGGTAAAGAAGGGAAGACTAACCCCCAAGGAGGCCCGGAAGTTCTTCCGCCAGATCGTGTCTGCGCTGGACTTCTGCCACAGCTACTCCATCTG CCACAGAGACCTGAAGCCCGAGAACCTGCTTTTGGATGAGAAGAACAACATCCGCATCGCAGACTTCGGCATGGCGTCCCTGCAGGTGGGAGACAGCCTCCTGGAGACCAGCTGTGG GTCCCCCCACTATGCGTGTCCAGAGGTGATTAAG GGGGAAAAGTATGACGGGCGCCGGGCTGACATGTGGAGCTGCGGCGTCATCCTCTTCGCCCTGCTGGTG GGGGCTCTACCCTTCGATGATGACAACCTCCGCCAGCTGCTGGAGAAGGTGAAACGGGGTGTCTTCCACATGCCCCACTTCATTCCTCCAGACTGCCAGAGCCTGCTGAGGGGCATGATTGAAGTGGAGCCTGAGAAAAGGCTTAGT CTGGAGCAAATTCAGAAACATCCCTGGTATCT gggCGGGAAACATGAGCCGGACCCATGCTTGGAGCCAGCCCCAGGCCGCCGGGTGGCCATGCGGAGCCTGCCATCAAACGGAGAGCTGGACCCCGACGTCCTAGAGAGCATGGCTTCCCTGGGCTGTTTCAGGGACCGGGAGCGGCTGCACCGTGAGCTGCGGAGCGAGGA GGAGAACCAAGAAAAGATGATATATTACCTGCTTTTGGATCGGAAGGAACGGTACCCCAGCTGTGAGGACCAGGACCTGCCTCCCCGGAATGATGTTG ACCCCCCTCGGAAGCGTGTGGACTCCCCCATGCTGAGCCGTCATGGGAAGCGGCGGCCAGAGCGGAAGTCCATGGAAGTCCTGAGCATCACTGATGCCGGTGGTGGCGGCTCCCCTGTACCCACCCGACGGGCCCTGGAGATGGCCCAGCACAGTCAGAG ATCCCGGAGTGTCAGTGGAGCCTCCACCGGCCTGTCCTCCAGCCCTCTGAGCAGCCCGAGG AGTCcggtcttttctttctccccgGAGCCTGGGGCTGGAGATGAGGCTCGGGGAGGGGGCTCACCGACTTCCAAAACGCAGACGCTGCCTTCTCGGGGCCCCAGAGGCGGGGGCGCCGGGgagcagcccccacctcccagtgCCCGCTCCACGCCCCTGCCTGGCCCTCCAGGCTCCCCGCGCTCCTCCGGGGGGACCCCCTTGCACTCGCCTCTGCACACGCCCCGGGCCAGCCCCACTGGGACCCCGGGGACAACGCCGCCCCCAAGCCCTGGCGGTGGCGTCGGGGGAGCCGCCTGGAGGAGTCGTCTCAATTCCATCCGCAACAGCTTCCTGGGCTCCCCACGCTTTCACCGGCGCAAGATGCAGG tccccaccGCCGAGGAGATGTCCAGCTTGACACCAGAGTCCTCTCCAGA GCTGGCAAAACGCTCCTGGTTTGGGAACTTCATCTCCCTggacaaagaagaacaaatattCCTCGTGCTAAAGGACAAACCGCTCAGTAGTATCAAAGCGGACATCGTCCATGCCTTCCTGTCG ATCCCCAGCCTGAGTCACAGTGTGCTGTCACAGACCAGCTTCAGGGCCGAGTACAAGGCCAGTGGTGGCCCCTCCGTCTTCCAGAAGCCTGTCCGCTTCCAGGTGGACATCAGCTCCTCTGAGGGGCCAGAGCCCTCCCCACGACGGGatggcggtggcggcggcgggggcATCTACTCTGTCACCTTTACTCTCATCTCTG GTCCCAGCCGTCGATTCAAGCGCGTCGTGGAGACCATCCAGGCACAGCTACTGAGCACTCACGACCAGCCCTCCGTGCAGGCCCTGGCAG ACGAGAAGAACGGGGCCCAGACCCGGACGGCCGGTACCCCACCCCGaagcctgcagcccccacccgGCCGCCCAGACCCAGAGCTGACCAGCTCTCCCCGCCGAGGCCCCCCCAAGGACAAGAAGCTCCTGGCTACCAATGGGACCCCTCTGCCCTGA
- the TMEM150B gene encoding modulator of macroautophagy TMEM150B isoform X2: protein MWGYLSLLPVFLAVWAVASIWTVFAIAVANSLCGSYPPQSCIFSQLLNMGAALAAWICILRYHQLRDWGVKKWLNQVTLWSGLLCALGTSVVGNFQQKNQQATHLTGAFFAFFVGHVYFWLQLLLSWKMKKSLPQPGTPWIRPLRLVLCSLCTILMVAMVILHTSRRRSAAAVCEWAVAMLLFALFGLLAVDFSELHRCTLCLQSGPSLSLAPASPVSSEAQSSQLF from the exons ATGTGGGGCTACCTATCCCTGCTACCTGTCTTCCTGGCCGTCTGGGCTGTTGCTAGCATCTGGACCGT TTTTGCGATTGCCGTCGCCAACAG TCTCTGTGGATCGTACCCCCCTCAGAGCTGCATCTTCAGCCAGCTGCTAAACATGGGAGCTGCTTTGG ctgcctggaTCTGCATTCTCCGTTACCACCAGCTCCGGGACTGGGGCGTCAAAAAGTGGCTTAACCAGGTGACCCTGTGGTCGGGGcttctctgtgccctgggcaCCTCCGTGGTGGGCAATTTCCAG CAAAAGAACCAGCAGGCCACGCACCTGACGGGGGCCTTCTTTGCCTTCTTTGTGGGCCATGTCTACTTCTGGCTGCAGCTCCTTCTCTCCTGGAAGATGAAGAAGAGCCTGCCCCAGCCCGGGACCCCTTGGATCAGGCCACTCCGCTTGGTCCTCTGCAGTCTCTGCACCATCCTCATGGTGGCCA TGGTCATCCTCCACACCAGCCGGCGTCGCTCAGCCGCTGCAGTCTGTGAGTGGGCTGTCGCCATGCTGCTCTTCGCACTCTTTGGCCTGTTGGCTGTGGACTTCTCCGAGCTGCACAGATGCACCCTGTGTCTCCAGTCGGGCCCCAGCCTCAGCCTCGCGCCCGCCTCCCCCGTCTCCTCCGAGGCCCAGTCTTCCCAGCTCTTCTGA
- the TMEM150B gene encoding modulator of macroautophagy TMEM150B isoform X1 translates to MWGYLSLLPVFLAVWAVASIWTVFAIAVANRSVNLTEGIPYISLCGSYPPQSCIFSQLLNMGAALAAWICILRYHQLRDWGVKKWLNQVTLWSGLLCALGTSVVGNFQQKNQQATHLTGAFFAFFVGHVYFWLQLLLSWKMKKSLPQPGTPWIRPLRLVLCSLCTILMVAMVILHTSRRRSAAAVCEWAVAMLLFALFGLLAVDFSELHRCTLCLQSGPSLSLAPASPVSSEAQSSQLF, encoded by the exons ATGTGGGGCTACCTATCCCTGCTACCTGTCTTCCTGGCCGTCTGGGCTGTTGCTAGCATCTGGACCGT TTTTGCGATTGCCGTCGCCAACAGGTCTGTGAACCTTACGGAAGGCATCCCCTATATCAG TCTCTGTGGATCGTACCCCCCTCAGAGCTGCATCTTCAGCCAGCTGCTAAACATGGGAGCTGCTTTGG ctgcctggaTCTGCATTCTCCGTTACCACCAGCTCCGGGACTGGGGCGTCAAAAAGTGGCTTAACCAGGTGACCCTGTGGTCGGGGcttctctgtgccctgggcaCCTCCGTGGTGGGCAATTTCCAG CAAAAGAACCAGCAGGCCACGCACCTGACGGGGGCCTTCTTTGCCTTCTTTGTGGGCCATGTCTACTTCTGGCTGCAGCTCCTTCTCTCCTGGAAGATGAAGAAGAGCCTGCCCCAGCCCGGGACCCCTTGGATCAGGCCACTCCGCTTGGTCCTCTGCAGTCTCTGCACCATCCTCATGGTGGCCA TGGTCATCCTCCACACCAGCCGGCGTCGCTCAGCCGCTGCAGTCTGTGAGTGGGCTGTCGCCATGCTGCTCTTCGCACTCTTTGGCCTGTTGGCTGTGGACTTCTCCGAGCTGCACAGATGCACCCTGTGTCTCCAGTCGGGCCCCAGCCTCAGCCTCGCGCCCGCCTCCCCCGTCTCCTCCGAGGCCCAGTCTTCCCAGCTCTTCTGA